Part of the Maridesulfovibrio sp. genome, CGACATCAGGAGGCCCAGCCTTGCTGATATGGAATTCTGCGGTTCGCGCGGGGTACGTTTTGTTGCTACTTCCACTATTGATGGCCGGGGCATTGAACGACTCAAGAAGTCGATCATGGCTCTTGCGCCGGAAGAGAATATGCTTGATCCCGTGCTGGCCCGTGACCTTATGGGCCGGGGGGATTTTGTGGTCTGCGTGGTCTCTGAAGATCCTGTCTCGCCCAAAGGCCGGCTGGGGCTGCCCAAGTCGCAGGTGCTGCGGGAAATTCTTGATGCCGGGGGCATTGCGGTTATCGTCAAGGAAGGAGAGCTTTACCAGACTATTTCCGGTCATAAGAGGCGTCCGGCCCTTGTTATAGCCGATTCCGAACCCATTAAGAAGGTCATGGATTTGATTCCGCGCGATGTCTCTTTGACAACTTTCCCGATTCTTTTTGCCCGCCATAAGGGTAATCTGGAGCAGTTGGTACAGGGCGCTAATGCGATAGACCATCTTCAGGATGGAGATAAGGTCCTCATTGTTGAGGCCTGCCCTCACCACCCTAAAGCCGAGGACCTTGGCAAAGAAATGATCCCCGCAAGAATTGCCGGGTATACAAACCGTAATATTATTTTTGAATCAAAGACCGGGTGCGGTTTACCCATTGATCTTTCTGAGTACAAGCTTGTCGTTCATTGCGGGGCCTGCATGGCTGAAAGGGCTGACATGCTTAGAAGGATCAGGGATTGTGATCGCCAGCAGGTTCCCATTACCAACTACGGGCTTGCCGTTGCCAAGGTGGATGGAACACTTAAGCGTCTGATCGAACCTTTTTATAAGGATGAAGTTGAAGAGCGTAAGGAGTTGACCGGCAAGATCAATGTGTTCAGGGGGAGCAATTCGCAGGCTATGCATCTGGTTGTTCCTGCTGAGATACATCCTGAGAAAGCTGTCCCGTTTAACCTGATGTATTTGTTCGGAGATATCGAGGTTACAAAGGAGCACATCGGTTTTGCCTCCTTGCCCTTTGCCCGAGGAGGCCAGCAGAAGATCAAAAAGTTTGTCGAAGAACATGGATATTGTTTTTACAAATGGCCCGGACGTGTCTTGGGCGCTGATCTTGGCGGACTTCTTGATTCAGACGATGACGAAGCTTGATAATTAGGTGAAGTTCATGAGCAGGGCAAAAGTATATATTGGAATGGTTTTATTCCTTTTTATATCTGTTTTCACTTTAAGAAGTATCTCTATTTGCCATGCTGAAACCATGAAAATCGGGTTTGTAGCTTCCGGCGATACCATTAATGATAATTCTTTCAACGAGATGGTCGCGGCTGGTTTGCGGCGACTTCAAAAAGAGAGACATGTTGAATTAGTGGTCCGTAGAGGAGGGTTTACTGTAGATTCCGTTACTGAGGCTGTCGAATCCGCGATTAGCGAGGGAGCTGAAATTGTTGTGGTCAACAGTATGCCTGTCGGAAATCGTTTCGGGGAAATAGTTCTTGATCATCCTGAGGTTGTTTTCATTTTTAATGATTCTACAATTGATGGATATTCGAATGTTGTTTCAATCAATTACGCGCATGGTTCGGGATCGTGTCTGGTTGGGGCTTTATGTGCTTGGCAGACAAAAACAGGTAAAATAGGATTTATCGGTGGAAATGAGCTGCCCGTCATTACGGAATTTTTGAAAGGGTTTCAGCGTGGTGTGGAACTTTCCGGCAAGGAAGTCGAAGTTGATGTCAAGTTCGTGCGCCGGGGTAGTTCCGAGAAAGGGTTTGAAGATCCGCAGCAGGCTAATGCTTTGGCTTTGAAGATGTATGGTTCTGGGACAGATATCATTTATGCTGTAGCCGGTCTTTCCGGTAACGGCATAATTCAGGCTGCTCGCGAGACTGGTAATCTGGTTGTGGGCGTGGATTCCGATCAGGATCACCTGGCTAAGGGTACTGTCCTGACCAGTATGATGAAGAGGCTAGATGTGGCCGTATACAAGGAATGTCTTGCTGTTTTGAACGGTAACTTTACTCCGGGGCGTAAAGCATATGGTCTTGCAGACGGCGCTGTCGGATTGACTGAAATGAAATATAGTAAGAATTTGATTTCTCATGATGTTCTTCGTCTTCTTGAAAATTTGAGGAAGGATCTTGTTTCGGGTAAAATCAAGGTGGAACCTTCAGCTCAGTAAAGCGGGATGTTTTTTGATGGCTATTTTTTTCAGGATAAAGCGTAGAATTACCTTGGGTCTTGTTGGAGTGCTGGCAGCAATTTTATTGCCGCTCGGTTATGTCTTCAGCGAACTTTACCAGATGGAAATTAAAAGTGCCATTGAGTCCAAGGGGCGTTCAGTGGCTTCTCTGGTTGCTTTTTCAAGCAGTGAGGCAATACTGAACTTTCAGAATTATAAGCTTGAAGAGTTGGTTAAAAGTGCCTGTGCTGGGGAGAGTATTGTGTCCTGCACTGTGTACAGTCAGTCCGGTGCAGTTCTCAGTCAGTTTCAGGAAATGGATGAAGCAAAGAACATTTTTTATATTGAAAAACGTATTCTGAAAGATGGCGAATATTTGGGGTATGTACGTGTTGGTGCTTTGAATAACAGTCACGCCAAAAATATTTCTTTTGCACTGACTTATTTGCTGCCTTTGCTTTTCGGAGCGGCACTGCTCGGAGCGGTATGCCTGCGTCTGTTTATCAGCAGGACTGTTGTTTCTCCTGTGATCAGGCTTTCGGAACAGGCAAAACGTGCTGAAAATGGGGAGACGGTTGTTTTTGAGGGGCAGGATAGAGATGATGAGATAGGAATTCTCAGCACTTCTCTTGAACAGCTTAATTTCAAACTTATCCAAATCCAATCTGAAATAGATCAAAAGGTCAGAGAACGTACTGACGATATTAGTAAAATTAATCATAAGCTTCGAGATGAAGTGGAAATTCGCCGCAGTACTGAAAAAGATTTAAATGCTGCTCTGGAGGAGCTTTCTTTTACTGTGCGGGAGCTGGAGAAATCAAAGGAGAAATCTGAAAAAGCCAGCCAGTTTAAAAGCCAGTTTCTGGCCATGATCAGTCATGAGATCAGGACTCCTATGAATGCCATACTCGGCATGGGAGATTTGCTTCTTGGGACTGAACTTGACCCTGAACAGTTGGGCTATGTTGAAATTTTCAGGGGTTCTGGAGAACTGCTGCTCAAGATCATCAATGATATCCTTGATTTTGTACAGATTGAATCCGGCCAGATTGAGTTGGTCCCAGTTCCATTTGATCCTTCCCGTGATGTGCAAAGCGTATGTAAAAGTGTGGCCCATTCCGCACATGCAAGAGATATTGAAGTTATCTGTGACGTGGATCAGGGAGTTCCTGCACAGGTTGTGGGTGACCCGGTTCGAGTTCGTCAAATCTTGCTGAAT contains:
- the hydF gene encoding [FeFe] hydrogenase H-cluster maturation GTPase HydF, translated to MTAEIESGSKLAIAIAGRSNVGKSSIIRALSGIESDEVSPVASEDEMYPLTRAEIHPLGPVTIYDTDAHVPGDDRARAIKDALYSVDVAVIVTDDSGILDEERELTNLLRDRGIPCVMVFNKADIRRPSLADMEFCGSRGVRFVATSTIDGRGIERLKKSIMALAPEENMLDPVLARDLMGRGDFVVCVVSEDPVSPKGRLGLPKSQVLREILDAGGIAVIVKEGELYQTISGHKRRPALVIADSEPIKKVMDLIPRDVSLTTFPILFARHKGNLEQLVQGANAIDHLQDGDKVLIVEACPHHPKAEDLGKEMIPARIAGYTNRNIIFESKTGCGLPIDLSEYKLVVHCGACMAERADMLRRIRDCDRQQVPITNYGLAVAKVDGTLKRLIEPFYKDEVEERKELTGKINVFRGSNSQAMHLVVPAEIHPEKAVPFNLMYLFGDIEVTKEHIGFASLPFARGGQQKIKKFVEEHGYCFYKWPGRVLGADLGGLLDSDDDEA
- a CDS encoding BMP family ABC transporter substrate-binding protein, with product MKIGFVASGDTINDNSFNEMVAAGLRRLQKERHVELVVRRGGFTVDSVTEAVESAISEGAEIVVVNSMPVGNRFGEIVLDHPEVVFIFNDSTIDGYSNVVSINYAHGSGSCLVGALCAWQTKTGKIGFIGGNELPVITEFLKGFQRGVELSGKEVEVDVKFVRRGSSEKGFEDPQQANALALKMYGSGTDIIYAVAGLSGNGIIQAARETGNLVVGVDSDQDHLAKGTVLTSMMKRLDVAVYKECLAVLNGNFTPGRKAYGLADGAVGLTEMKYSKNLISHDVLRLLENLRKDLVSGKIKVEPSAQ
- a CDS encoding response regulator translates to MAIFFRIKRRITLGLVGVLAAILLPLGYVFSELYQMEIKSAIESKGRSVASLVAFSSSEAILNFQNYKLEELVKSACAGESIVSCTVYSQSGAVLSQFQEMDEAKNIFYIEKRILKDGEYLGYVRVGALNNSHAKNISFALTYLLPLLFGAALLGAVCLRLFISRTVVSPVIRLSEQAKRAENGETVVFEGQDRDDEIGILSTSLEQLNFKLIQIQSEIDQKVRERTDDISKINHKLRDEVEIRRSTEKDLNAALEELSFTVRELEKSKEKSEKASQFKSQFLAMISHEIRTPMNAILGMGDLLLGTELDPEQLGYVEIFRGSGELLLKIINDILDFVQIESGQIELVPVPFDPSRDVQSVCKSVAHSAHARDIEVICDVDQGVPAQVVGDPVRVRQILLNIVSNAVKFTSSGEVEVRLSAEESGEDFERLLFTVRDTGIGIPEGRKESIYESFVQADGLTPREFGGVGLGLAAASRLAVLMDGEIRFESESGKGSIFYFSIPFKKSLYEPLRSVADFSGTRVLLVDDNYTVREVLARRMQSFGIEAVMASSGPEGLEYLAAAATTDKAYDLLFVDSDMPDMTGVDFLSKAQQKGLLPGRVAMMFSAGCTEEDRQEARLVGADYTLIKPVFDADLIRCLASVGDSSKDRHRAGKGLNVLLVEDNENHRKILELFILDTGAEITVAVDGLQAVQLFNDNSYDLVFMDLELPVLDGISAVKRMREFELGSERPKSIIVALAARAYSSNRKDSAQAGCDGFISKPVKWDTIRSTVSAVAAKGDLPEDIILE